CGTGGCCTGCTCGAGCGGTTCTGCCCGAACGGTGCAGGAATGACTTTGCATCTGCCGGTGGATCAACCTGTACCACCAGCTCGACGCCGCTGACATCCACGCCACGAGCCGCGACGTCGGTTGCAACCAGCACGCGAACCGAACCGTTGCTGAATGCATTGAGATTTCGATCACGCTGATTCTGTGAAAGATTGCCATGAAGCTCGGCTGCCGGAATACCACTGTTGGTAAGGTTCTTTGCCAGTTTCTTCGCCTGGAACTTGGTTCTGGTGAAGAGAATGCGCTTGCCCTTGCCGGATGCCAAGGTGCGAACGAGTTCGTGCTTGGTGGCCTGAGTGGTTTCAAAGATGTGATGCGTCATGGTCGAGACATGCGCTGTGGCATCGTCAACCTCGTGCACCTTTGGATTGTGCAGGAATCTATGCACCAGTTCATCGATGCCGTGGTCAAGCGTTGCAGAGAAGAGCATGTGCTGCGCTTCGCTAGGAATTTGCTCAAGCAGACGCTCGACAGCAGGCAAGAAGCCCATATCTGCCATCTCGTCAGCCTCATCAAGGATGGTCACTTCGACGGCATCAAGCGACAGCAGACGCTGTCTGAGCAAGTCTTCGAGACGTCCTGGGCATGCGACAACGATATCCGCACCGGAGCGGAGAGCATCGACCTGGCGCTGCTGACGCACACCACCGTAGACGGTTGTGGTCTGCAGGCGGCACAGTGCTGCCAGAGGTTCAACGACCTCATTAATCTGGTTTGCAAGTTCACGCGTAGGAGCGAGGATCAAACCGCGTGGCTCCGGCAAAGGCATGTGCCTTTGATTCTTGCTGGAACGGCGATTGCCACCGCCACGCCTTGCATTGCGGCCACCGTCTTCGGGCTGACCGCCGCGCTTGCGCATTGCACGCTCATAGCGTTCAAGAGCTTCGTCGTCTTCAACTCCGCCCTGCATGCCGAGTCGAACGATCAGCGGGATTGCAAACGCGAGTGTCTTGCCGGAACCTGTTTCTCCACGGCCAAGAATGTCTCTTCCTGCGAGTGAATCTGGCAGGGTGTCCTGTTGAATTGGGAATGCGGTTGCCTTGCCCTCTGATGCGAGAGCCCTGCAAATCATCTCGGGAACGCCAAGTTCTGAGAATGGAACTGGCTGCTTGTTGGAATTGCTCGAATTGTCGTCTTGTGTTGCGTGTGTTTGTATTCTTGAATGTTGTGAAACCGAAGTAGACACCGGTTACCTTTCGTATGTGGGCATGAACATATATGCAGCAGACATGCCGAAGCCTTGCCGCGTAGTCGCAAGCAAGGCAAAAAATTCGTGAATTGAATCCCGATAATCAGAGCGTTCCAGCGACGAGGGCTTAATGCAGCCCCAAACGGGTATTAACTATACAGCATCGTGTGTATTTCGCTACGAATCGCAACATTGCGCACAGTTTAGGCGCACATTGCCTGTCATTGTTTAGAAATCTTGATCCGAACCCCAAATAACCAAGGAACGCGATGAACCAAGGTTGTCGGTGTCATCAAAAACGACGAGTTCCTCATTGTCACGGTGTATCTCATGTCGCCAGAGACGCGCCCGCTCTGAACGCTGCACTTCTATGACTTCGCCATTGCGCCCTGCAGCGAAGACGCTTGAACCGCTAGGTGCGCTCATGCGTCTGATTTTGCGCCAAAGCTGACGATTTTCCTCTTGCAAGGCAAGAATGCGCGTGACTCCTGCCAGATTAATCGACTCATCCTGACTCAGATGCTGGGCTTGGCACAGCCTGTCGATGTCGCGAAGCGAATATCGTCGAGCACCGCCTTGCGTTCTCTTCGGCACTACCAAGCCCAATCGGTCGTACTGCCGTAAGGTCTGTGGATGAATATGCGCGAGTGTCGCGACCTTGCCTACGGTGAACACGGGCAGGTCGCTGTCGAAGCCTGAATCCTCGACATTGTCGAGATCGAGTCTTCCCTCGACGAGTGAGCGAGCGCAGATGATATACATCTGTCGCATGTCTCGCGTTACCTTCTGCAATTCGCTCACCTCCCAAGTTTCTGTCTCAGTCTCTGGTTCCCCTCACGCGCCACTGCCGAACACCACTCCAGCGGGCGACGAAGCCGCTGACTGAACTTATTGCTTCAACCGTTCTTCGGCGATGTTTTGAGTAAAGCTTTCGCTTGCCTTTTCGAATTCCTTCAGCGCCTTCTTTTGGGCAATGCTCAAGCGACCAGGCATGCGTATTTCAATCTTCGCGAGCAAGTCACCGTTTCCACGCCTTGATTGCACACCCCTGCCCTTGATGCGAACCGCGTCTCCGGCAGAGCTGCCCGATGGGAGTTTGAACGTGACACTCTCACCGTCGAAGTCCAATGCTTCCACCTTCGCTCCAAAAGCCGCTTCGGTCACAGTTACGGGAAGAGGCATGACGATGTCACGCCCCTCAAGGCTGAACTTCGGGTCAGTGCGCACATGCACGCTGAGGTACAAATCGCCGCGCGAACCGCCATTCTTGCCAGCAGCGCCTTTGCCAGCCAAGCGGATGCGCTGACCGTCATGCACGCCAGCCGGAACATGAGTCTTGAACTTCGAGCCTGCGGCGCTCAGCGAAACGGTCGCGCCTTTGACTGCCTGGCGGAAAGTCAGCGTGATATCCGACTTCAGATCCTTGCCCGCTGTAGGCGTAGCAGGGCGTGCCTGATCATATGCCGAACCGGTGAATCCGGCACGACGGTGACCCGGGCCTCCCCCAAACGCAGAGAAGATATCAGAGAAATCGCCCTGCTGTCCGCCTCCGGACGTGGTGAAACGAACGTTTCCACCGTTGCCACCGCCATTGCCGAACATGGTACCGAACATATCCTGGAATGAATCTGCAGAGAATCCTCCCTGTCCGGATCCACCCGAGAATCGAGCGCCGCCCATGCCGAACTGGCGGATTGCATCATACTTTTGACGCTGTTCCTTGTTATTCAACACGTCGTAGGCTTCCGAAATATCCTTGAACCGCTCTTCAGCTTCCGCCGTCTTGTTCAGATCGGGATGGTATTTTCTAGCCAGCTTACGATATGCCTTCGTGATCTCCTCGGCACTTGCGTCCTTGGAGATACCAAGGACACTGTAAAAATCCTTGTTCAGCCATTCATTCTCAGCCATGTAATCTCCTTGTGTGGACTGTTTGACGTGAGCTCAATGCTGTGTGATGATGTTTCGCCGCCGTCACTGCTCCTTCGGGGATGAAACCACAACGCGAGCTGCACGGATCACACGATCACCCATTCGATATCCAGCCTCTACGACGGTATCCACGGTTTCCTTCTCAGCATCGGCATCAGCTTTGTGCAAGATTGCCTCATGTTTGGTCGGATCGAAGTCCTCGCCCTTTTCGCCGAACTTCTCGACGCCAAACTTCTTGAAGGTTGCATCGATCTTGGTCGAAACAGCTTTGAAGGAATCGTCAATCTCGCCGTGTTCCTTGATGCGATCAATGTCGTCGAGTGCTGGGAGCAGAGCCGTCAAGACATCGGTGATGCCATGCTGACGGAACAATGTCTGCTCCTTCAACGCGCGATTGCGATAGTTCACGAACTCTGCACGCTCACGCTGCAACGCTTCGAGATATTCTGCAGCTTCCTTCTTTGCCTTGCCCAATGGCGTCAACTCCCCGTCGTCGGTATCTGCTGTGGCTGATGAATCGGACTGCTTGGAATCGTCACCCTTGTCGGATTTGGCCGATTCGGATTTCTCGTCTCCTGAGCCCATGTCATCGGAGGACTTTGCATTGTCTGAACCGGTTGAAGGCGCGTTGGGATCTACGTTCGTTCCCGCTTCTGGCGATGGTCCTTCGGCAGCATCATCCGCTGCAGCGCTAGGCGCATCGCTGGAAGCTGGCGTCTGGGATCCTTCATCGGCGCCATGCCCCGACTTACCGGCAGATGCCGGGCCGTTCTTCAACGACTCGACATCTTCCATATTGCGCAAGTAATCGTCCTTATCGAAATCGGACATCACTCGCCATCCTTCTTCTTGTCGTCGTCGTCAACGACCTCGGCATCTACAACATCGTCATCGTCGGACGAAGCCCCATTGCTGGAAGCCTGACCAGCGCCAGCACCTGCAGCGCCCGCTGCACCGGCCGCACCGGCCGCCTGCTGCTGCGAGTACAGTGCCTCGCCGATCTTCTGTGCAGAAGTGGTCAGCTCTTCTTGGGCGGACTTGATCTTTTCGATGTCGTCACCCTTGAGGGCTTCCTTCAAGGCATTCACCTTGTCAGTGACTTCCTTGGCGACGTCATCGGAAAGCTTGGCCTTGTTGTCGTTGACGA
This Bifidobacterium sp. WK041_4_12 DNA region includes the following protein-coding sequences:
- a CDS encoding heat shock protein transcriptional repressor HspR produces the protein MRQMYIICARSLVEGRLDLDNVEDSGFDSDLPVFTVGKVATLAHIHPQTLRQYDRLGLVVPKRTQGGARRYSLRDIDRLCQAQHLSQDESINLAGVTRILALQEENRQLWRKIRRMSAPSGSSVFAAGRNGEVIEVQRSERARLWRHEIHRDNEELVVFDDTDNLGSSRSLVIWGSDQDF
- a CDS encoding DnaJ C-terminal domain-containing protein, which produces MAENEWLNKDFYSVLGISKDASAEEITKAYRKLARKYHPDLNKTAEAEERFKDISEAYDVLNNKEQRQKYDAIRQFGMGGARFSGGSGQGGFSADSFQDMFGTMFGNGGGNGGNVRFTTSGGGQQGDFSDIFSAFGGGPGHRRAGFTGSAYDQARPATPTAGKDLKSDITLTFRQAVKGATVSLSAAGSKFKTHVPAGVHDGQRIRLAGKGAAGKNGGSRGDLYLSVHVRTDPKFSLEGRDIVMPLPVTVTEAAFGAKVEALDFDGESVTFKLPSGSSAGDAVRIKGRGVQSRRGNGDLLAKIEIRMPGRLSIAQKKALKEFEKASESFTQNIAEERLKQ
- the grpE gene encoding nucleotide exchange factor GrpE, translated to MSDFDKDDYLRNMEDVESLKNGPASAGKSGHGADEGSQTPASSDAPSAAADDAAEGPSPEAGTNVDPNAPSTGSDNAKSSDDMGSGDEKSESAKSDKGDDSKQSDSSATADTDDGELTPLGKAKKEAAEYLEALQRERAEFVNYRNRALKEQTLFRQHGITDVLTALLPALDDIDRIKEHGEIDDSFKAVSTKIDATFKKFGVEKFGEKGEDFDPTKHEAILHKADADAEKETVDTVVEAGYRMGDRVIRAARVVVSSPKEQ